Sequence from the Notolabrus celidotus isolate fNotCel1 chromosome 14, fNotCel1.pri, whole genome shotgun sequence genome:
GCTGCCACAGCCGGACTTGTCAGACTTGCGCTCCTGCAGCGACAGCGTGGCGAAGCGGCCGATGCTAAACGGAGTGCTGTTTCCTCCGGTGGtggcccctccccctcctcctccgcccACGCTGCCCTCCGTTGTGCCCTGGCTCTTGGAGGCGTTGGCCACGGCAGGGTGGGGCAGAGAGttggagcgagagagagagcgggggagaGGTAAGGGGAGCGTTGGTGGGTTGGCGGTGCCGGTGTTAGTGTTCGGAGGGTGGTGGTGCCCCTCCACGCCTCCGGTTCCTCCCCCACCTGAGGTGCTGTTGACTGTCACGCTGCCAGAGTTGGACAGTGAAGGCCCGAAAGTGTTAGTAAAGGCGCGGGTCAGTGGAAGGCGGGGGTACAAAATGTCATCAGTCAAATCCCACAGACAGAACTGTGTGTCCTGCCCCACCGAGCCGAACCGGTACGTCACCGACGCCGACCCGCCTCCTTTAGAGCTGTGCCGAGAAAGACGCGACAGCGTGCTGCTCGTTCTGACCCGGCCGAAGTGCATGGAGTTATTCGGCGCCCCCTGATGGAGGTCTTCCTCACTGCCACTAAGCTCCATCGGCTCCTCGTCCTCCAGGGAAGTCGTAAAGGGGTCAAAGGCCACTACGTTGACCCAGGACTTGTGTCCGTGACCTCGAGCGACCACTCGGCTCTCTGCGAATGACCACACGGTAACCAGGTCGTCCTCTCCGCCTGTGGCCAGATATTTCCCATCAGGACTCCACGACACGCAGAGAAGGCCGCCGAAGTAGCTCTTCATCACGCCCTGCAGCTCCATGGAATCAAAGTGGAAGACACGCAGGCAGCCGTCCTGGCCCACGCACGCCACGTGGACGCCATCAGGCGAGAAGGCAAACTCGTTCAAGCCGCCCTCGCCCACAGCCCATCGTAACAAAGGGTTGCGTGGCGTCTTGGTTTTACAGGCGTAGACGGCGAAGCCTTCGCCTTGCCGCAGCAGAGAGTACTGCGGGGCCGTGGTCCCACACGGGTGGTCCACGTTGTAGAGGTAGAGGTGTCCGCTGGCGTGGGAGGCCAGAAACAGGTTCTCCGACTTGGGAAGCCATTTGAGACACGTCACCTTGGATTTGTCTATCAACCTCTGGaaaacagggaggaggaggacggaggagaagagggaggaggagagagattgtgagaaaaatagatgaataaggACGGATGGAAGGATTCAAGAGTGTGACGTGGAGAAAGGAGTCAACATGAACGAGTGGAAGACAAAATATAAGGACCACTTGGACTTGGAGATGATTGTTTTCATGTGGACCATGTCACCTCAAGATAAATCTAAACCAGTGAGAGATGAACGACAGAGAGAGAACTCATGAGAGAGTCTGCAGAGATCAAGAGACcggctgcagcagagacagagagagaaccaGGAGGTGGGAGAcgaggagaggaaagatgaagagaagCAAATCCCAGGGAGGTGGACAGATTAAAAAACTACAGTCTGCATGCAGCagtgcacacattcacacacacacacacacacacacacacacacacacacacacacacacacacacacacacacacacacacacacacacacacaccaagaatCTACTCAATTTAATTGTCTATCCCATTTAAGAGAATCCCattacagaaaaagagagagattagGAGACTCAGTGAAGGAGTGGAAACGATGGAGCATGTTTGAGGCCCGATGCTGAAAACAGAGTCTGAATCTCTCGGCTACAAGAGAGCGACCGAAGTAGGGCACAGGAATCGATACAGGAATGACAAATTGCTCCTCATGCAGTGAAGCAGAGGAAACAAACCTCCTCATTGAAGAGTTTACTGGTCTCCTTCTTGATGGGGTCGAGGTACTGGACCTGCCCGGCTGAAAACCCCACGATGAGAGCAACGCTCTCTGCTGTGGCCGAGTACTGGTTGAAGTCGTGACACGTGGGCTGAGTCCCCTTGTAGATCCTCTTGTCTATGGGCTTGCTGAGGTCTACagcctgcagggagagagagcagagatggagagatgtgATGAAAGAGTGTCAGAACAGAGGAGGTGACTTTCAGAGCTTCTCTTAGCTTCATTTGAATCTAACATATCTCACACTGCTGCTTTTGTCAAATGTTCACAGAGCATTGAGGGGAAAAAGCAGCATTGAGATATTTCCACAGCAGctgaagcagcagagtgagatcgaaaaagaaaagtttctcATCCACAGACGATCGATGGTAAACATGGAGTTTAGGTGTCAGAGTGAAGGAGCAGCTGTTCCCTCCTGAGCCGCTGTGAGCTGAAATCCAACAACCACACACCAAGAAATCTATCAGCCAGGATTCAAGAAACAGCAGAGAGCATCATTCATGGCTGCAGGAGTATTTCAGGACCGCCAACACGCTTGTTATTGTACTGCTGACAAACAGCACACAGAAAAGGTCACACCGGATCTCTGAGGGTTTGCCGGAGTCATTCTGTGTTACGCTGCGATCCTTCATGTCGAGTTTAAATGGAAATAGCTTCAGCGTGCAGGAAGGGAAGGAGACACTCATCATGTCTGGGAGAATATAACACACTGATGTGATTCAAGGATGATCCAGAGGGTGTGTTTTTGATCAGTTCATTACTATTTGTCTAAATCAAACTTAAGTCATCCTCTCAGGTTTGTTGATTCTGATCATCTCTCCTGTTTGAAAGGATTCCTTCATGATGAGCTTTGAGTGAAAGTGCTGAGGGAGAAATCcactgtccttgttctgtttgcaaAATAAACATCATCTTCACGTTACTCTACCTCTAACACAGCTACCTCTACATCAGCTTCAGACCTAAATCAAATCCTAAGGTCtttggacctgggtctcctctccatccccccggactaagctgcagacttctggaaacagagccttcagtgtggccgcccctactctgtggaactctctccctcccaacaTCAGCAgcaccccaaccctggacacttttaaaaaagcagtcaccttttcctcaaggcctttccccgctAGCTAGTGttgtccccacctaccccccagacccccttcctgaccctgtgaagcaatcttgggtttcttgaaaggcccTATATAAATCCCacttactattattattattaaatgatcACAGGAAGTAAAATCAAAGCAGGAACACCAAAAACAGTCCACTCACTGAACTCTGATAACTTGTGGCGTGAAGACCGACTGAAAGAGACGTACAATCAGCTTTGATGCTGACAGTAGTCGTGGGACCAAAATCACTACAGCATCCTGACTTGTGCAACACGATTACAGGATTTCTAGTAAGTTATGCCGCTGcaattttggcttcacagaTAAAGCGTACGTCCCCGTTCATAGAAGCCACATCCTctttgcagaggtcgctggtttaaCTCCGGTCTTCTCTCGCTCTCTACTCACcgcatgtcctgtctctctctatcttcagctgatcttgtcttaaagGTGGAAAACCCCCAAAAGAGACTTCATCTAAACAAAGATTAAAGAATAAATCAAGCCTCTGGTGATCTCATGTCTCTACTCCACGACCTCTGGGGGGTTTAATGACATTAATcctgcactgtacctttaagaggcATTCTGTGTTCATCAGTTTTACAATATCATGATCAGTTATCTGGATATTGTGATGCATTGTAATGTATTGCAGAATGGCTGGATTGTGGCATTACTTGTTTTGATCTGTTCTTTAAGGACTCCTGTGTCTGAcaataaagatgatgatgatgatgatgatgatgatgatgatgatgatgataatgctATGGGAAATGCATCTTTGGTGTGTTGACCTGTCATCTCCACCTCTCCATGtctctataaaataaagtttatccTTAATCAATCACTGCGGGCCACCGAGCAATTTTGCAGCAGCTCAGACATCCTGGTTACAAAACAACACCTGACACAGTCCTGATCAAAGGTTTGGATCACCACTGAGGTTGATTTGGTCCAATCAGATGTCAGAGAAGTCTTCATAAGATGTTCTTGTTAGTGTAAAGGTTGTAGATAGTTACCTTTAAACAAAGATCTAATTTTAAAGAAGGCTCTGCAAAAAGTCAGGTTTTCTACACCGGGACCAAAATGCTGAAACCTCTGAGTTATTAAAGAGTGAGAGGATGCAGCAGTCATTTTAACAGAGACTAGCTAAGCATCAAAGTCACTGTGGATTTAAAAAGAAGAGGTTTCTATGTGCACAGCGAGGCCTCGAACAAGCCTGAGTTAACCTGCTTAGAGACTTAACTTAGAGAATCAAAGAAGCCGGCTCTGCTGGAAAACCAGTTAATCACACGATTGGCGATCAACGTTCAAACCTGTCAAATGAAACGACTTGGAGGACTGGAGAGGCACAGAAAGGGATCCCACAAATATTCAGACCCCAACAACAAGCACCAACGTGGTCTGATAAGATCTGGGTCAGTACCGGGTTCCTGGACAGGAAATCAAACCCTGAATCAAAGTGTTTATCTCTGTCAAGTGAGGACACCGGGACATCTGCTGAATAGAGGATCTGATCGTTTAACAGTTCCTCTTTTGGGGCCAAAAATATCTGACATTAAACAACTTGGTGTCTATGTTACGTTATTTTCATTTGAGGGAGAATGACCCTCAAAAAGACTGAGCCTCTGGATTTGAAGGTTTTAGTTTATTGTGAGTAGTGAGCTGTTTAGGACGTGTAATGTACGACATTATGCTTCCCTGAAAACAAGGACAGACTACTGAATGTGCAGAGTAATGATGGTGATGTCCTCAGTCTGTTGTATGTCCCACACTGTTATGACTGAGCATGTGCAATAACAGAAAAACCTTGAAACATTCAAATGATGTCATTCCCAGCCTCATTGATCCGTGTCAGGTGAACGGAGGAGAAGCTTTTTACGTTTGTCCTCCAGTTCCTCCTAAATGGGTTATTAGTATTCCTCATTAAGAGGCGAGTGGTGCAGCTCGCTGGGAGCAATCTCAGCTCTCTAAAATCCTCAGTGAGTGTTAGCCATGCTAAAAACAAGCTCTGTAAGGAGACACTggaggacaaacaaacaaaaaaaaaacagcagtcagAAAATATCTGATTCTTTTTTCTGTGAAGTCGACCTCTGAGGAACAATGTTTGAATATCTGAAGAGCATCACATTAATCAGACTCTCACTCTCATGACTCCATGAGGGGACAGATCAgcaggagatcagagagaggtTTCAGGTTTCCAGTTTAGAACCATTGTGAACCACCTGCTGCTAAAACCCTTCACCTTTCAGTCTCCACATCgagcacagcagcagcatctgCAGACCGAAGCTGCAGACTGAAGCTGCATAATGCATTCACATGTATTAATGAGGTTAAACAGCTTTCAGTCCACAGGATTTGGAGTTT
This genomic interval carries:
- the zmp:0000000529 gene encoding WD repeat-containing protein 20, whose translation is MAGDGGALKDINEIKSQFRTREGFYKLLTLSDSQQRGGLPRGPSSGATLGPGAGPGPVPGGGVGLLQGPGAAAAAAASSSSNAAASSSPAGFLPPVRVSMVKLQPEDPSEESERVCFNIGRELYFYTYTNIKKAVDLSKPIDKRIYKGTQPTCHDFNQYSATAESVALIVGFSAGQVQYLDPIKKETSKLFNEERLIDKSKVTCLKWLPKSENLFLASHASGHLYLYNVDHPCGTTAPQYSLLRQGEGFAVYACKTKTPRNPLLRWAVGEGGLNEFAFSPDGVHVACVGQDGCLRVFHFDSMELQGVMKSYFGGLLCVSWSPDGKYLATGGEDDLVTVWSFAESRVVARGHGHKSWVNVVAFDPFTTSLEDEEPMELSGSEEDLHQGAPNNSMHFGRVRTSSTLSRLSRHSSKGGGSASVTYRFGSVGQDTQFCLWDLTDDILYPRLPLTRAFTNTFGPSLSNSGSVTVNSTSGGGGTGGVEGHHHPPNTNTGTANPPTLPLPLPRSLSRSNSLPHPAVANASKSQGTTEGSVGGGGGGGATTGGNSTPFSIGRFATLSLQERKSDKSGCGSGVEKEHKRYHSLGNISKSNDKINVAPRSNRLDAAKVLGTTLCPRMHEVPLLEPLVCKKIAHERLTVLVFMDDCIITACQEGLICTWARPGKANLTAQNGNSPSGTVV